The genomic DNA gttcacaccatgaacagagactaataacaacatatatgtagttcacaccatgaacagagactaataacaacatatatgtagttcacaccatgaacagagactaataacaacatatatgtagttcacaccatgaacagagactaataacaacatatatgtagttcacaccatgaacagagactaataacaacatatatgtagttcacaccatgaacagagactaataacaacatatatgtagttcacaccatgaacagagactaataacaacatatatgtagttcacaccatgaacagagactaataacaacatatatgtagttcacaccatgaacagagactaataacaacatatatgtagttcacaccatgaacagagactaataacaacatatatgtagttcacaccatgaacagagactaataacaacatatatgtagttcacaccatgaacagagactaataacaacatatatgtagttcacaccatgaacagagactaataacaacatatatgtagttcacaccatgaacagagactaataacaacatatatgtagttcacaccatgaacagagactaataacaacatatatgtagttcacaccatgaacagagactaataacaacatatatgtagttcacaccatgaacagagactaataacaacatatatgtagttcacaccatgaacagagactaataacaacatatatgtagttcacaccatgaacagagactaataacaacaatatatgtagttcacaccatgaacagagactaataacaacatatatgtagttcacaccatgaacagagactaataacaacatatatgtagttcacaccatgaacagagactaataacaacatatatgtagttcacaccatgaacagagactaataacaacaacatatatgtagttcacaccatgaacagagactaataatcaacatatatgtagttcacaccatgaacagagactaataacaacatatatgtagttcacaccatgaacagagactaataacaacatatatgtagttcacaccatgaacagagactaataacaacatatctgtagttcacaccatgaacagagactaataacaacatatatgtagttcacaccatgaacagagactaataacaatcatatatgtagttcacaccatgaacagagactaataacaacaatatatgtagttcacaccatgaacagagactaataacaacatatatgtagttcacaccatgaacagagactaataacaacatatatgtagttcacaccatgaacagagactaataacaacatatatgtagttcacaccatgaacagagactaataacaacaacatatCTGATATATTTgactgtgttcgtgtgtgtgtgtgtgtgtgttcgtgtgtgtgtgtgtgtgtgtgtgtgtgtgtgtgtgtgtgtgtgtgtgtgtgtgtgtgtgtgtgtgtgtgtgtgtgtgtgtgtgtgtgtgtgtgtgtgtgtgtgtgtgtctctgtgtgtgtgtgtctgtgtgtgtgtgtgtgtgtgtgtgtgtgtgtgtgtgtgtgtgtgtgtgtgtgtgtgtgtgtgtgtgtgtgtctgtgtgtgtgtctgtgtgtgtgtgtgtgtgtgtgtgtgtgtgtgtgtgtgtgtgtgtgtgtgtgtgtgtgtgtgtgtgtgtgtgtgtgtgtgtgtgtgtgtgtgtgtgtgtgtgtctctgtgtgtgtgtgtgtgtgtctctgtgtgtgtgtgtgtgtgtgtgtgtgtgtgtgtgtgtgtgtgtgtgtgtgtgtgtgtgtgtgtgtgtgtgtgtgtgtgtgtgtgtgtgtcttgtgtgtgtgtctctgtgtgtgtgtgtgtgtgtgtgtgtgtgtgtgtgtgtgtgtgtgtgtgtgtgttgtgtttgtgtgtgtgtgtgtgtgtgtgtgtgtgtgtgtgtgtgtgtgtgtgtgtgtgtgtgtgtgtgtgtacgtcccaGTTCCTCACCTGTCTCCCTGCTTCGTTGTTCTGTAGGTTCATCAGTGTTCTAGTGTGTTCTATGGAGCCTCGAGGGTAGTTCTTTTCTCTCTCCCGCGCGTCCACAAACTCCCGGGCGAAACGGTAACCATAGTTGACGTTGTCGCCACAGCCGCCCCACAGCCAATCACGCGGTAGGTCACGGGGTCGAGCGGCACGGCTGCATCCGCAGGTGGAGAGTTCTCCTTCCCGACACGCCCTGCTCACCGCGTTCACCACACCTGCTGCACTGATGGCATAGGTGAAGGCTGTCTCCCTGCTGCCTGtcggatggacacacacacacacacacacacacacacacacacacacacacacacacacacacacacacacacacacacacacacacacacacacacacacacacacacacacagagataaacaCACACGCAAGGCGGTTAGCATACAATGGTAGAAGGTCCAAGATGTTCTTCAACTTTCTTTTTCCcaagtactcacacacacacacttacacacacacacacacacacacacactttctcacacttcctcacactcacacacactttcacacactcactcacacacactcactcactcacacactcactcatgcatacacacacacacacacacacacacacacacacacacacacacacacacacacacacacacacacacacacacacacacacacacacacacacacacacacacacacacacacacacacacacacacacacacacacacacacacacacactcacacacacttacacacacactcatacttacacacacacacactcactcttacacacacacatacacacacacttacacacacactcacacacacacacacacacacacacacacactcacacacacttacacacacactcatacttacacacacacactcactcttacacacacacacacacatacactcactcttacacacacactcacacacacttacacacacacacacacacacaatgccactTGGGCTTAGTTAGCTAGCGCTTTAAGCTGGCCAGTTAACCATGGGTTCTGTTATTGATGTGTGACTACAGGCCCCTACAGGGGACAATAGACAATGGGGCCTGGCGTCAGGAGATGAAGGAGCTGGGGCCCCTGGCTAGCCTGGCTAAAGGAGCAcatagaaggatggagagagagaaagatgactgagaaagagagagagagagagagaacaacaaggaGGCAGGCTGTTTTAATAAGCTAGTGAATGTCTACCGTTACCAGACACCAGATAAACACACAACCACTCTGAATGTATTATAGACCTTTGACGGATCATTTGTGACATGGGAAGAGTAGACTCTACAAGATCTTATAAACTTACTACGGAGAGAAAAAAGCACTTCTCTTGTGGACAGATTCTAGATGTGAGCTGCTAGGGTTGACTGCAGCCAAAAATGTTAGAGGTTTATATTATTGCTCTCTaacttttctctgtctctgtctctctctcttctctctctctctgtctctctcacactctttgtctctctctctctcaattcaattcaaggggatttattggcatgggaaacacatgttaacattaccaaagcaagtgaagtagataatatacaaaagtgaaataaagaaTAAAGATGAACagtaaactgtcacgtcctgaccatagaaagctgttattttctatggtagagtaggtcagggcgtgacaggggggtttctagttgagtttttctatgttgtcatgttctagttttgtatttttatgttgggttttgtttgggatgatctccaataagaggcagctggtcatcgttgtctctaattgaagatcatacttaagtagccccacgcatcaggcctccagtgtgcctgcccagtccggggtgtcatgttcctgcttcccgcactcgccctgaggtgcgtgttactagtctggcgccacctatgccagccccacgcatcaggcctccagtgcgcatttcccagtccagagcttccggcgacagttcccagtccggagcttccggcgacagtttgccgtccggaacctcctgagacggcctgcagtccgtaacctcctgagacggcctgcagtccggaccCTCCagtggcggtctgcagtccagaacctccagcggcggtcggcagtccagaagctctggtgatgatccacggtccaGGTCCTTTGGCGACGATCCagggtccggtgacacaaaagcggagggatcagcgggtggagcgggggttacgccccaaaccggagccgcctcctctgctggaggatccgtGGGATAAGAAGGTTCTGCGTattgcaccagagccgccatagacatttgtcaccctccctaaccctccctttgttttttttgtttaggtgcgttcggagtccacacctttgggaggggtactgtcacgtcctgaccatagaaagctgttattttctatggtagagtaggtcagggcgtgacagggggtttttctagtttagtttttctatgttgtcatgttctagttttgtatttctatgttgggttttgtttgggatgatctccaattagaggcagctggtcatcgttgtctctaattggagatcatacttaagtagggtttttttccacctgggtttgtgggagattgtctttgagttagtgtatgtttcacctctacgtcacagtttgttgttttgttattcagtttatttatatgtattgcataatttcacagttcaataaaaatgtggaacgataatcacgctgcactttggtctgctccttcctacgacaaccgtgacagtaaacattacattcacagaagttccaaaaaaataaagacattacaaatatcatattatgtatatatacagtgttgtaacgacgtccaaatggttaaagtacaaaagggaaaataaatcaacataaatatgggttgtatttacaatggtgtttgttcttcactggttgaccttttattgtggcaacaggtcacaaatctttctgctgtgatgcacactgtggtatttcacccaatagatatgggagtttatcaaaatcgagtttgttttctaattctttgtggatctgtgtaatctgagggaaatatgtgtctccaatatggtcatacatttggcaggaggttaggaagtgcagctcagattccacctcattttgtgggcagtgtgcacatagcctgtcttctcttgagagccaggtctgcctacggtggcctttctcaatagcaaggctctgctcactgagtctgtacatagtcaaagctttccttaagtttgggtcagtcacagtggtcaggtattctgccactgtgtactctctgtttagggacaaatagcattcttgttttctctgttgttttgttaattctttccaatgtgtcaagtaattatctttttgttttctcatgatttggttgtgtcTAATTCTGTTGCTGTCcttgggctctgtggggtctgtttctgtggggtctctctctctctttatcacactctttctccctctctctctctctctctgtctctctcaattcaattcaaagggcttattggcataggaaaatctctctctctcccccccatctggTGTGCAGGTGTTACCAATGATGTATGTTAACCCTGGATTGtcgatgctatgtattggccattgagaggctttgaagccaccggtcagcCATATTGCCACTCCCCAGTAGGATCAGTCCTCCAtaagaatgaatggaattctacagtattctgataaaacattttaaggacaaaattacatgtatttaggTAACATTAGTATCTCCATAAAAATTATACTTTAAAATATatactttaatatatatataaaaatatataaaataataatatatatttaaaatatatatatatttgtatgttcagctcacataatataatttacaaGTATGCTTTAATGTGTCTGTAAAAGAATAGATGTGGAAAAAACGAATGTATACATTAATAAATTAATTTCTATCgattccaaaatattttttttaacaccTGTGGGGGAGTTCCAAGATGGAGGCACTGCGGCTTTAATACAACGCCCCCTATCGgacatctagtgtatatataaatcattgggtGTTACCTGACAGGTTTTCCACTGGATGGATATACCATCTGGAATGCAGATCTCAAGGTTTGAAATACTTCAGCATCGTAGCCTTGGAAGGCTAGGACTCTCTATACAAGCAAATAAACGTAACCTTGGCAGCTGGCACTCTCTCTCCAAATGTGTTTTGGGGAAcgtaaacaataaaaaatatattctgTTGACGTTTATGATTTGGGAATTCTTAAATAATTCGTGAGTTtgatataaaaaataatatatagtcATAGCCTATGTTGACATATCTTTGGAAGTAATTCGCCGGTGAATGCCACTTCGGCCAACCAAGAAAGAGGGCATCAGTTTACAATGCCAATGCCCGTCTGTCAGTAAGATAAACCGTTTTTTTATATTCCATGTAAAACGCAACTCCGCATTTAAGACTGGCTATCCTGATTCCTGGCACTGTTATAACAGAAAAGTCACGTGTCAAAAAGTTGTAATTATGTGTTCTCTTAAAAACAGAATGTGTAGGTTAAATGTGAGTCGGGAGGCAGGAGCCCGAGCTCCCGATAAAGACCAGGACTTTTATTGGCCCATAGAACCGATAGTTCAAATAGCAGCCCGGATCTGCCGAGTCCGTGTCACCCCATGATTGCATTTCAAAAGGAGGCCGTGGACAATAGCAGGCTAACACCTCAATAAAACCCTCGCGATTGACTGCAAACAACTCCTTTGCTGTTTTGGGAACGgcgaggaagaggggagagggaggggatcgGTCGGCCTGCCTGACTGGCCGTCGGAGGGGGATCCTGCATCAGAGGGAGAATAGAGAAGCTATGGGGTATTGGACAAGCCATCTCTAGTCTACACCTCATCTAACTACAAAACGGAACTAACACTCAATTGTCGAGAAAAATCTGACTGACAATTGAGCGCAACGAATTTTTATTTGGAAACATCAAGTTTGTTAAAAGGTCCCCTATCTAATAGTTGAACTGATACAAAAGCACATTGAAGAGTACAGATACAGTTATCAGCGTTGCCTCTAAAGTGCACTAATTCTAAGTTTACACTGGGAATTCAAAATGTGAACATGTTTCATCATCTACCGCCACCGGCCTATCACTCATTAGCTCTGGTCCAGCGCATTCGTGCGCGTTCCTTAACTAACCGTTGGTGAAATAAATGGTCACTAACGCGCTGAACCAGAGCCTATATCCCAATCCCACCACGTGACTTGCTTACCTATCTGCATGACGCGTCCGAACACGGATGCATTATCCACCGTGCTACAGTTCCACCGCCGCTGTCTGAACTGGTATTGACACTCATTGATGCCCGTCTTGGCGCCCTCGCCTATGTAGACCATGTGGTCCTGGTAGAGCTGGCACAGCTTCCTCTGGCCCTGGGAGAGGCCCGTCAGCTGGCTGCACAGAGGCTGCGCCCCGATGATGTACATCTCCGGTCTCTGGATAGGGTTCATCGCTAACGACCTGCATGCACGGATGGGAAATAGGAGGTTGGTAGTTATATACAGTGTTGAGAAAATAAACGTTTATTATAGTGTCTGGATGAGGCGTAAATAGCAAGTATTTTAGCCTATAGAGCTTCAGTCAAAGACTCGCCGTTTCAATATGTCGTTTAAAGCGATACAATTGGCAATAATGGCAAATGTGCATTCATTAAATACGAAAATAATACATATAAAGGAAAACATATATAGTCTATTCTACTGTGGAAATAAAGACAGGTACTAATCGAATGAAATAATGAAATAATGATGTGCTGTATCGATGTCAGATGATGAGGAACATGATTGGAATGTTCTCCGTCAGAGTGGAACGTTTGGCAGCAAGCTCTCCGCACAAGGTCAAGATGCGGTGTTCCACTCTGTGGACTTCCCCTGTTTCCCCCCATTCCACAAACAGCTTGGCCATTTGTGCGTAGCATGGGTAAATATTGTGACAAAGTCACCACATTTGTTCTCCCACTGGTCTCCTCCACGACACAACAGAACACACGTCACCACAACACAAGACAACACAAGAACGCTCTCTCAAACCCCAATAGCTGTCAATTAATGAATCAATTGCGCATGAACTAATAAGTACGCAACGATATAGAAACTGAACAGAGTTAATTTGACATGAAAAAGTTCAACTTACAACCAGGAGTTGGCGTCCACCAGTAGTTGCGAGCTGCATGCGATGAGAGCGACCGCCAGCAGTAAGTGTTGCTGGGCGCTGCTGCACGGTCTCCGGCTAGTCCTGGTCTCCATGACCCCTTGTGCCACCATCACCGCCAACAAACACCCAAACGGGAAAGAAGTGCCCCTCTGTGAAAAAGACGGATCAAAAACAACCTCTGTAATCCGCTGCGGGGTTCCAGACTGGGTTCACAGAGATGACGATGCCGAGACTACCAACAGTCAATATCCGATTCCGTGGAGATAAGGTGTCCTGCGCATTGTCCCCATGACTTTATTGACTTGTAGCTTTGTCTAAACTCTGTTAGGAACGCCTAATCCTAATTCCCAGTCGTGCGTAAAATGTGTACAAGGAAGAAAACCTGATTTGACGCATTAGGAACTATAGGCTAAGATGCGTTTAGTAAGGAGACAGAGCCATCAGATGTGCGTTCTGATGACGACTAAAGTTCCATTAAAAAACAGTCCATGAAAAGTTTAGATGACGTGGAAAATCCGATAAGATACACAGGTCTCACAGTGGTATTCCCCAGAAGATTAAAAACACAAGGCTATTTATGAAAACATTTGAGCAAGTGTTCATTCCTTGCCTCGATCTGATCTACTTTGTAAATTTACACTCtaaacactgactgactctcctcatccctctctccccctcttctcctccccctcctccacccttgTTTTACGGGCCAAGGGGAGGGGCGGACGCCTGCGGGGAACACCgttcatgtcaaatcaaattgtatttgtcacatgagccgaatacaacatgtgtagaccttaccgtgaaatacttacttacaagcccttaaccaacaatgcagttttaagaaaataatgtttaagaaaatatttacgaaACAAACTAAAGTAGTAAAAAAAGCAACACAATAAAGTAACAATTACGAGGCTATGGtacggggtaccggtaccgagtcaatgtgcggggttacaggttagtaatgaggttatatacagggggtaccggtaccgagtcaatgtgcgggggtacaggttagtcgaggtaattgaggtaatatgtacatgtaggtgggggtaacataactatgcatagataataaacaacgagtagcagcagtgtaaaagaaaaagggggggggggggtcattgcGCAAGGCGGAGACCAccggagtgtcatagcaaaacaTGGGAACACACCaaatggggggagagagaaagaagtgcATTTAGAGAAaccattgaattgaaattgagagagaggcaACAGTGTATGTAGCAAACAGTCATTTATGTGACTCAGACCTGATTCTGCATAAGTTGCGCACTAAAGAGCAACATCTCATCAGCAAAGTCCTTCCAGGTGTGTACAATGAGCATTCTGCTCTTACTGGAATACCAGAGGAACACAATTTAAACAAATccaataaggatttttaagcactATTAAAATAATCGTAATATAAttgtcatttattttttattggttGAAAAAAAAGAAATGACATGACACCAATACAAACACGTATTTAAACTGTGTGTGAGTACACTTTATTATATTTGAGTACCAGGAGTCCTCACAACAATAGCAAACCTTTTACCGGTCCTCACTTGTAAaaaggcttaggggttaggtttagggttaaggttaaggttaggtttaggggttagggaaaataggattttgaatgggaattaaTTGTTGGTACCCAGAAAGTCCTCACAAGTTAGTAAgacatacctgtgtgtgtgtgtgtgtgtgtgtgtgtgtgtgtgccgtgcgTGCGTGCAAGAGAGCGATTAATGGAGTCAACGTTTTGGAAAATTTCACAATTCCATCAAAGTTCATGTGCGTTAAATCACCCTTTTACTTCGACTTGATGATTTGTTTGAATAAACGTGAGTGCTTCGAAAACCTTAATCCTCCTTTGGATAAGAAAATAAAGCCGGCCACACATTGAGCTCTGAAGACTAGCTCCTCTAAAGAAAAGGCGTGTTGAAGCGAGCTTTCCTTATTTCAAATGTTCGCAAAGACAAAGTAAAACGCCATGCTGGAATGGGTACCTTTGATCTAAAGTCCTACCACTTTCTAAAGTCGCCCAATTCAGAGTCCTTGATAATAAAATAGTCCATAGCCTAACTACTACAAATACGGCTTTAGGGATATTTTGAACCATATGCGCATAGCTACACACGTTTGCGTATTGTTCCAGGcggcatcacatccggccgtgattgggagtcccatagggcggcgcacaattggcccagcgtcgtcc from Salmo salar chromosome ssa07, Ssal_v3.1, whole genome shotgun sequence includes the following:
- the LOC106609811 gene encoding protein Wnt-5b — its product is MVAQGVMETRTSRRPCSSAQQHLLLAVALIACSSQLLVDANSWLSLAMNPIQRPEMYIIGAQPLCSQLTGLSQGQRKLCQLYQDHMVYIGEGAKTGINECQYQFRQRRWNCSTVDNASVFGRVMQIGSRETAFTYAISAAGVVNAVSRACREGELSTCGCSRAARPRDLPRDWLWGGCGDNVNYGYRFAREFVDAREREKNYPRGSIEHTRTLMNLQNNEAGRQVRNWDVCELRQVRELRQVRELRQVRELRQRRRFHSCQVL